A region of the Deltaproteobacteria bacterium genome:
GGCGCAGATACAGGCATTCATCCTGAAATCATGGAGTCTGGTCAGCCGCAATGCAAAGGAGTTGAAGAGGAAATTGTTTTATAGATTTACAGAAAGCAGAAATAAAATTATAGAATTGGATAATAGTAATAAGTCATTTGACAGCATGTATGCAAAGCTGAATAAAGACCTTTCTCTTGATGAATATATAGGTGATGATGCGATAACCCACATTGATATGCTTCGTGATAATTCTCCAAATCAGGAAGAGGTATTACTGGCATTAGAGGAGGGCAGGATAAATAAAGAACAAACAGAATATGCTATGGCGGTCTTGAATGAAAAAGAGAGGTTTGTGATAGAAAACAGGATTATGTCTGATATACCCCTTACGCTTCAGGAGATTGGTGATAAACTTGGTATAACACGGGAAAGGGTGCGACAGATAGAGGAGTTTGCTTTAAAGAAATTAAGGAAAAAATTACAGCAGAAATCTCTGCCTGTAGTAAGTCATGGAATTTGATTAAAAAGATATGGTGGAGGGTAGGGGGATCGAACCCCTGACCTTCGCATTGCGAACGCGACGCTCTCCCAACTGAGCTAACCCCCCATCACGAACTTCCTCTAATTGTAAATCAGACTGGCTCCCACAAACCCTGTTCCGCCTGTTAAGAGTATCATCTTGTTATTAGCCTATATTATGGAGTATGCCCTTGACTACTTCCTTTAGTTCCCGCATGTCTGGTGATTTTACTATGTATGCGTCTGATGCCCATGTTCCAAAATCCTGCTTGTAATGGTGATATGCTGTTGCAATTATTACAGGCACAGACTTCCACCTCTCTTTAATGTGTCTTAGAACCTCTATACCATCCATTCCGGGCATCTTTATATCCAGAATCACAAGATTATAATCATCCAGTTCCAGTTTTTTTAAAGCCTCCTCACCTGAGGAGGCAACCTGCACCTCAAGTCCTTCTTCTTCCAGTTCTTCTTTGTAAAGGAGTCTTATCCCTTCTTCATCATCAACAACAAGGACCTTTTTTTTCATATACCCCCCTTTTTTGATGCAGGAAGTTTAACTATAAATGTAACGCCCTTCCCTATGTTATTCGCAACATCAATCCTGCCCTTATGATTGGCAATTACATTATGGGCTATTGCAAGCCCGAGTCCTGTGCCCTCAGGTTTTGTTGTAAAAA
Encoded here:
- a CDS encoding response regulator, with the protein product MKKKVLVVDDEEGIRLLYKEELEEEGLEVQVASSGEEALKKLELDDYNLVILDIKMPGMDGIEVLRHIKERWKSVPVIIATAYHHYKQDFGTWASDAYIVKSPDMRELKEVVKGILHNIG
- a CDS encoding RNA polymerase factor sigma-32, translating into MSLLVLSNSLQSYIVQINRFPLLSKDEEFELAVRLNQYNDLDAAHKLITANLRFVVKVAMEYRNYGCRLADIVQEGNIGLMKAVKRFDYHKGIRLITYAVWWIRAQIQAFILKSWSLVSRNAKELKRKLFYRFTESRNKIIELDNSNKSFDSMYAKLNKDLSLDEYIGDDAITHIDMLRDNSPNQEEVLLALEEGRINKEQTEYAMAVLNEKERFVIENRIMSDIPLTLQEIGDKLGITRERVRQIEEFALKKLRKKLQQKSLPVVSHGI